A window of Cyanobacteriota bacterium genomic DNA:
TTGCCAGTGCCGCAATTGTGATAGGCAGAGTTCCGTTTGGGTACCGCGCTTGCTGTGCAGGAGTTCGTGCCACTCATCCAAGATTACCCCTTGCAGATGCTGGAAGAGAGTCTTGGCCTCGCTGTAAGATAGCATCAGCGCTAGGGATTCTGGGGTAGTGATCAGAATCTCTGGCATGGCCTTTAGCTGGCGAGATTTTTTACTGCTGCTGGTGTCGCCTGTACGGGACTCAACTCGCAGGTTCCAGCCCATTTCGACGATCGGCCTGCGAATGGACTGTTCAATGTCCCGTGAGAGTGCCCGCAAGGGGGTAATGTATAACAGTTGTAGTCCTGGCTGAGGATGAACTAGCATCCGGGCGATCGCTGCCATTACGGCGGCGTAGGTTTTGCCTGACCCCGTGGGCACTTGGATCATACCACTATGACCCGCTAAGTATGCGTCCCAAGCAGCCTGTTGAAAGGCCAGGGGTTGCCAGCCTTGGCGGGTAAACCAGGTCAAGATAGGATCTAGGGTGCCATCGCCAGTCACAGCCTAGGGAGAGGGTAAGGTAGGCACATCAGGGCTAGGGCTGGCAGGAGAAACCTGGGGTGAGGGCAGCGGCCCTGGTGGGTTACCCTTGCTTAGCCGCACCAACAGCTCGTAGCGCACGGTGCGATCGTTGACAATGCCCGTTGTCAGGCCAATTGTTTGCACAGCCCTAGCAGCATCCTCATCGACAGGCAAAATCCTGGATAGCGGCAGGTTGGTAG
This region includes:
- a CDS encoding DEAD/DEAH box helicase; amino-acid sequence: MTGDGTLDPILTWFTRQGWQPLAFQQAAWDAYLAGHSGMIQVPTGSGKTYAAVMAAIARMLVHPQPGLQLLYITPLRALSRDIEQSIRRPIVEMGWNLRVESRTGDTSSSKKSRQLKAMPEILITTPESLALMLSYSEAKTLFQHLQGVILDEWHELLHSKRGTQTELCLSQLRHWQPRLQTWALSATLGNSQEAAQTAVGMGTTPVLIQADLQRQ